The proteins below are encoded in one region of Podarcis raffonei isolate rPodRaf1 chromosome 6, rPodRaf1.pri, whole genome shotgun sequence:
- the NPBWR2 gene encoding neuropeptides B/W receptor type 2, which translates to MLLVPTYLQYNLTSNWETERGGMAEPGDDGDLNATCNGTGDPCGTGNITSYNLTSHEQSPDFYVVLPVIYSVICAVGLTGNTAVIYVILKAPKMKTVTNMFILNLAIADDLFTLVLPINIAEHLLHYWPFGEVLCKVILSIDHYNIFSSIYFLTVMSIDRYLVVLATVSSKRMPHRTYRAARIISFGIWFLVTLIVSPFFIFANVYEDGLGIKSCGLNFPRPEQFWFKASRIYTLILAFAIPVSTICILYTMMLYKLRNMRLNSNAKALDKAKKKVTIMVFIVMAVCLFCWTPFHLATIVALTTDLPQTPVVIGASYFITSLSYANSCLNPFLYAFLDDSFQKSFRKMLECRAA; encoded by the coding sequence ATGCTTCTGGTCCCCACTTACCTACAATATAACTTGACGAGCAATTGGGAAACAGAGCGAGGAGGTATGGCAGAACCTGGGGATGATGGAGACCTGAACGCCACCTGCAATGGAACAGGTGACCCCTGCGGCACAGGCAATATTACAAGCTACAACCTCACTTCCCACGAACAGTCCCCGGACTTCTATGTCGTCCTCCCTGTGATCTACTCCGTGATCTGCGCTGTGGGTCTGACAGGCAACACGGCCGTCATCTACGTGATCCTCAAAGCCCCTAAGATGAAGACAGTGACCAACATGTTCATCCTCAACTTAGCCATCGCCGATGACCTGTTCACTCTGGTCCTACCTATCAACATCGCTGAGCATCTCTTGCACTACTGGCCTTTCGGAGAGGTCCTCTGCAAGGTCATCCTCTCCATAGACCACTACAACATCTTCTCCAGCATCTATTTCCTCACCGTCATGAGCATAGACAGGTACCTGGTGGTCCTAGCTACCGTCAGCTCCAAACGGATGCCCCATCGCACTTACAGGGCAGCCCGTATCATCAGCTTTGGCATCTGGTTCCTAGTCACCCTGATCGTGTCCCCCTTCTTCATCTTTGCCAACGTCTACGAAGACGGTCTGGGCATCAAGAGCTGCGGCCTCAACTTCCCCCGGCCCGAACAATTTTGGTTCAAAGCCAGTAGGATCTACACGCTCATCCTGGCCTTCGCCATCCCCGTCTCCACCATCTGCATCCTGTACACCATGATGCTGTACAAACTGAGGAACATGCGCTTGAACTCAAACGCCAAAGCTCTGGACAAAGCCAAGAAGAAAGTCACCATCATGGTCTTCATCGTCATGGCCGTGTGTCTCTTCTGCTGGACACCATTTCACCTGGCCACCATCGTGGCCTTGACCACTGACTTGCCCCAGACCCCTGTGGTCATTGGCGCCTCCTACTTCATCACCAGCCTCAGCTATGCCAACTCTTGCCTGAACCCCTTCTTGTACGCCTTCCTAGACGACAGCTTTCAGAAGAGTTTCAGGAAGATGCTGGAATGCAGGGCTGCTTGA